Genomic segment of Eupeodes corollae chromosome 2, idEupCoro1.1, whole genome shotgun sequence:
aacaaattaattaattgacaCCGAAAATTGGGGgtacttaaaatattaaatttaaatattataaatttaagaaaaaaattccacttaatttttgtttcgttgaTATTTTAATTCTCTGAACTCTTATATTTAACTTTCGAAATCAAATTAATCcgacttaacattttttgttttgttttttattttttgtttgacattataAGTCAACTAAAACTAATTTTGCAACTATTTCTCCATGGCTTCATggtatcttgttgattttgaattaatCGGTTTTGTGACGACCAAAAGATGGTATACGTGCAAGTTGCGACCTTAAAAATATCTCAATGAATTTTTAtgcaaattgtttgttttttgttaacagCATGCATTTCGGTTtgtttgagtttgtttattAAGTTGGTAGGTTTGTATGTTTGTGCATCCGCAAAATCATCCATCTCAAGTCTTTTTGGTATGACATAATACGTGTCGGCTGTAGAACTCAAAACATTccgtctttaaaaaaaaattattcaagtgAAAGTTACCTTACGAACCTTAAATCAATACGTTTTGAAGATTTCAATCAAAACATAATAAAGCCGGCCCTTTACAAGAGCCCGTGCTCAAGATGAAAAATAATTGCATCAATCATGTTAACATATCATACATAAAGCTACTGGCCAGTGGCCACAGGCCGTAACGTCTGTCGTATacaagaattaataaaacttgtttGGACTCTGTCATCGAATGGCGGCTAATTTAAATATCCAGACAATTTGTCTGTTAATCGGAGATTGTTATGGATTAATATTTTTCTCCACAGAGAcacacagaaataaaaacaaaaggtgTTGAACGCCCCTAGGTTATCGTTATTTTGAACGTTTAACTTTCAGTTGAAAGCGCAGAAGTAACGAAAAAACTATCAGAAGAACCTGATATACTGAGAGTATAGTTTTGTATAAGTTAAGTTTCTACtatcacatttttaacaaatcacaatacaaatatatataaatcgatataattaaataaaaattaattcagttCAAGATCAAGTTTAATCTTCTAATAAATTCAAGTTATCATCTCGAACAAGTTTCATTCTAAAGGCTAAAACAATCGTTGTTCTATATCAAtctgattttgaaaagttaatttcCTTATTTCCTAGATTAATTTCCTCTCACTGAAATGATATTATAAAAAGCCTTTTACCCATCTCTCAATTCAAAGCTTCTTAGTGCCCTAGGCAACCGCACATGCACTCgaagttacaaaaaaaggaatgaTAATACGATGCCTAATCCcatcatattttattcttttacttTCAGAATGGATATCCATCCCGTCGTCGTTCACTTGTGGATGATGCACGTTTTGAGACTTTGGTCGTAAAGCAGACCAAGCAATCTGTTTTGGAAGAGGCTCGTACAAAGGCCAATGGTGAGTCCTGATAAATGTTAACCTTATCCCTGTTGCATGacgttaaatttttgttttttttttgcttgatttTGATTGTTCAGACCAAACTTTAGAAGAATGCATCCTTCAAGCCAAGGGCGAACACGTCCCTCaaggtagatttttttaattttcaattttttgttttttatttatttatgttttttttggtttgaattatgtagaacaaaaaattgaatttgaaaacgatCAAGAAGTTGAAAACGCTGAAATACCTGACGAAGTTGATGATGCTCCAGTTTTTGAAGGTAACATATCCCGAGAattaggttttttaattttgttttcttttctgttgttgaatttttatttatttataattttgcatGTTTTATTCAGATAATGAGTCTTATGGTCAAGAACCAACTCGTGAAGATACCGAACAGGGTGGAGATAACACCAATTCCAACGGTAAGTACACACATTTCCCAACCAAAACCACTTTAATGTTTATGCGAGGAATTGAGATAAATTACTTCCATCAtaagaatatacattttttacttGGATTAACACCAACAATGGCAAGTTGAAAGCACTTAATGTGACATTCGTGGGTGTTGAGAGCagagcaaaaaaataaaattcagacTCACCCAAGGGTGGAAAATTGAGAGAGAGATTTAACCCTCTTTCTTTCTATTACCATCATTCACTTAATGTTATAATATATGTGACACTTTCGTGCCGTGAATCCCTCATTGCATAAAAAGTCTCGGTTCTGGCTACCTTTTTCTTAAATCGCTTCCCTTTTGTGAATGagattttctatttctatttttgtatttttagatgCTGGATTAACCGAAGACGAAATCGTCCTCGCTAACGCGGCCACTGAATCACCGGAAGCCGAGAATGCCCTGCAAAGTGCTGCACTTGTTGTTCGCCTAAAGGATGGCATGAGCTCGCTTGGCCGTATCCTTAAGGCCATCGAAAACTACCATGGATCAATTTCTCATTTGGAATCGCGTCAATCTCGTGAAGAAGGTGTTCAACATGACGTCCTCATTAAATTGGACATGACCAGGGCTAATCTTTTGCAATTGATTCGCTCCCTCCGTCAGTCAGCTTCATTCGCTAGCATTAATTTGTTGGCTGAAAATAGCATCAGTGTCAAGGCTCCATGGTTCCCAAAACACGCCTCCGAATTGGACAACTGCAACCATCTTATGACCAAGTACGAACCTGAGTTGGACATGAACCATCCCGGTTTTGCTGACAAGGTTTACCGTCAACGTCGTAAGGAAATCGCTGAGATTGCTTTTGCATACAAGTTCTCTGACCCAATTCCATTCATCCCTTACACCGATGTTGAGAACAAGACCTGGCGGTCAGTTTTCCGCACCGTGCTTGACCTTATGCCAAAGCACGCTTGTGCTGAATACAGATCCGTCTTCAAGAAGTTGCAAGACGAGAAGATTTTCGTCGAAGATCGCATTCCCCAGTTGGAGGACATGAGTGCCTTCCTCAAGAAAAACACTGGATTCACACTTCGCCCAGCTGCTGGTCTGTTGACAGCTCGTGACTTCTTAGCTTCGTTGGCTTTCAGAGTATTCCAGAGCACACAATACGTCAGACATGTTAACTCACCATACCACACTCCCGAACCGTAAGTACATATATTTCgttgtatatataatttaatttgaccTACAATATTATTGTCATCGCATTGCCTTTTGACATTGACTTGTAAAAGTCGTAACTCCAACTGTTACTGATTCTCTAGCAGAAAAGTTTCTTTTCCTTCTTCATTCAAACGGAACTACAGCCTCCACTCCTTTGAAGGAGAACGTTAAAGTGGCAGTAATTGcctattaaatttttactttcataTTTTACCCTGTGATGTAGCAtagagaaaacggaaagctttTTGTCACCCCATTATAAGGGTAATTGAGTTGCCGAGCCATGCAAAAAGGATGCCAAGGCATCATCAGAAggagtttataatttttattgtttcaaagTGAAATACAATTATCTTTCTATGGAAAATACATAAAATCTATACACACGGGGCAAAAAGGCAATGACCATGATTGAAATCTTAATCTATTCGTTTCCttcatgaaatatatttttttcttttttctttgtatctCATTACAGTGATTGCATCCACGAGTTGTTGGGACATATGCCACTCCTTGCCGATCCAAGCTTTGCCCAGTTCTCACAAGAAATCGGACTTGCTTCTCTCGGTGCCTCCGATGAAGAAATCGAAAAACTATCCactgtaagttttatttttcttctttgtgaatgtattgcagtttttattttgcttaacCCAAGTCAAGCTATTGAACTAGAAACAGCGTTTAATTAATGTTGCTCGCTAACCGTGTAACTAACCATTGTCATGGATTAATTGCGCAAAATGCCAATCATAGTCATGGTCTCCTTTAGCGTAAAGTGTTTTGTTGTTTGGTTGTGGTGAGCACCATTAGGCCGGCCGTTTAAACCTCTGATTGACTTGACTGTTCGGTGCGGTGCATGGCCAAATTGTCTTAGCATTGAAACTATctggcagcagcagcagcagtggcAAAAAAGGTCTTTGAGCCAGAAAAGGCAGGCAATTGGTACCACACCATTGGACCCTGCTCCAGATCACTTGCGAATTGCCGATCGGCAGTGCAGCCATCGTTAGCAGTCAATCACTCAATCGCATACATATGTCTCGTCTTTAGGTGGTTTGAATGGTATTTGGCTAAGAGTGGTATTTACCATTTTTGTGCGGTTGGTTTTTTGCCATGAACAAGGCAAACGCGGTTTCTAGCTTCTGTAACAAGATCAGCCACAAGGACGACctgtttattgatttttgtccaTCTTTTCTATACTTTCAGGTATACTGGTTCACTGTTGAGTTCGGTTTGTGCAAGGAGCAAGGTCAAATCAAGGCCTACGGTGCCGGTCTTCTATCATCTTATGGTGAGCTCTTGCACGCCATCAGCGAGAAGCCAGAACACCGCGCATTCGAACCAGCTTCCACAGCTGTTCAACCCTACCAGGATCAAGAATATCAACCAATCTATTACGTTGCTGAGAGTTTCGAGGATGCCAAGGAGAAGTTCCGTCGCTGGGTGTCAACCATGTCACGTCCATTCGAAGTTCGATTCAACCCACACACTGAACGCGTAGAGGTTTTGGATTCCGTGGACAAACTCGACACTTTGGTAACACAATTGAACACCGAACTCATGCATCTGACAAATGCCATCGACAAATTGAGGAGCCCCTTCTAAACGGACCATGGACGGTTTTCACAACTTATTCTTAGATCCTCGTTTTTATTATATCTTATATTGTCGTCcactactatttttattttctttttaaatgattttcacATTGCGATAACTTAAGTATTTTTGTCTTTCCTCTTGTATTATACTATTACAcacattattttcatttttaattattatttttctttttcttttgattttgtttttaattttaatttattttttaaaatattgtatttttttggacCAAAAATCATAGTatttaattatacaaaacatACATACCTAAAATATGCACGAAAATATACACATCTTATTAGATATATAGATTTAATCAGTATATAATTGTAGATAGTCAATATGTAAGTGAAcagattacaaaaacaaaaagattgtGCATCCAAAAGTAAATTTcgtgttaatatttaaatattcatatacatatatacataaatatatctataaagtaaattaaatgatACAAATGTTTTGCGCGCTTAAGACATCAgcaatattataaaacaattgtgCTATTCTCTTATTTagatttgtaattaatttttgtttcttatactCGTAATCGTATATAGATATGCAATTTGTTGATAGTGTACTAATTTGAAAGTtgctaaaattatttaaaatgtatttcacaaattcaattaaatattagTTATGTTTTTCTTCTGTACACTATTCTCAATGTagtattgaattttattgtttgcGCAACTAGTTTGCGTATTGTGCACCAGCTCTcttatgttattatttattaatttttaataaaactttaaaaaataattaaattgtcttttttctgtttcttctttggaaatgttgatattttagGAATTTTTGATCGAGTTGATTCATTGAAATGTTGATGGTCTGCTAGAAATTTACATGGCACGTGGTTGGCATTGTACTCGTATAAACCTTTTTCTGATATTGCAAAAATTAGTAAACCAAATGATATGCACTTCCCTGAGAGACAATATCTTAAGGTGAAGTTCACAACCATTTCCATGAAGTTAATATCATATTCTCGGATGTGGTTAGTGATGCTGGTTGTGTATCGCGACTTGATTGAAATCGTAGAAGGCGGGAAGTCAGGTGGTAGTATTACCACAGAGTTAACAGCTATGGTATTGAGTTGCTTCGAACTTAATTTTCTGGTTTAgtacttttttaataagatgTACATTGATTGTGTGCAAAGTGCACCTGTTATTCATTCAGATTTTTATTCTCaatgaaatacttttttgtgGTGTTTTTAAAGCTTTCTTTACAAACTAATAACATTTAATTGAGTAATTGTAGACTTTTTTACTAcctcaatcaattttatttaaaatttaaataccctATTTAACTTTATaacctttaattttaagatatccatattatatatttcttaaaaagaagTTGATTTTAAGGTTTGTATTCTGATATGATGGGGGTTCTGGCAATTCTTAACATCAGCAAATTTCTATTCCGCTTTCAGGAAACTTGAACTACTTTTAGCAGAATAGAGTcagtaagaaaaaatgtattggtgGTTTAGGAAACGATACTATATACCtttcatgaaaaataataatggtgcacttactttttttttaaattgataacagATTATTCTATGTCAATTAGTCTTGGAATTGTTTAGTGTTTGAGTTAGCAAGACAAATTAACAGTATAAATGTTTTATAGTAAAGCATACGTATACCATGCGTCAAAGACTTCCAAGTAAGCCTGGTTGTGACCGGTTTAATGTTTGTATGCTGAGTGATCTagttatttcattaaaaaactcaaaaccgaCATAAATTATAAGGAAACTTAAACTTCTCGCATACCAGAATCTAAACTTGAAAATACCCattccgaaaaaaataaactagaaaTGAGCGAATTATTTTACtatcaaataattaattaataataaaccttttagtgttttgttttagttttattaaaattattttttgtatgttaaaatAACGTGTTgtataaaattcttaaactttataaatcgataaattatcaaattttcttgtttttttttctattattaacCTACTGTTTGAAGTATTTTCAAATAGATATAAAAAGTCCAAATTCCAATTAATTTGAGAGTAATGGAATCTAACCTTTTTAATTAGTTTCTTGATTCATATAAACAAAGgcattataagaattttttcatATCGCAGTCATATTgccataaaatttatatttttgtttgtatgttgtACATGTACAAATTTATTGAAGTCTTGACCATTAAATCATATATAAaggtatacaattttattaaattggcgaaataataatattcagcACAGCTAAAGAAGTTTTCCTTCTTTGGCACTTTGGCAAAAGGCATTTCTGTGAGCTGTGACGGAAAATCGTTTCACAATCAACAAACAAGCGAAGGTCATCTGCGAAACTATGCTAATTGTTGGCCATTTAAACgcaacttttataaacaaaagatttttaaaaccaatatcgGTCGGTGGTTGAATTCTTGTTCATTAATAAAACGTTAAAGTGCTTTTTATTATTCATTCTCATTGCTCATTGGTTGCGGTAACTACGAGTATGTAATATAATGTGGTAGCATGGTTAATTGTCTCTATTAAAAATAGCTTCATATAGATACTCGAATACTGACGGTCGTAATAGCTATAGAAAAATATCCgtgtcaaatattaaaaaatcatgtATATGCACTCGTATACCTTTAGCTTCAGACAAGCGaaggaaacaaacaaacaataaaactcTAAGAATATAACAGAACTTGGCATTAAGTTTGCCGTAAAGATATCTTAAAATAGATAACCATATTTacctttctatttttatatattatctgCAATATGTAATACGTACATATTTACATACGGATTACGgatatttaacttaaataagAGCTAGATCGCCAGAACTCAAGCTTAGTTCTGAGTTATTAGATTTGGTTCCTGAAGCTTGGTTTTATTTAAGGCGACTAGTATTGTCGTTACGAAAAtgtttgttaacttcccataggaagttattgtaatgggtcggatttgtcaaaatgaacattttgacatttcttgaggtttcaaggtcactagggtcgacataaaagatttttaaaaagatgtctgtgcgtgtgtttgaacgtacgttcgtacttccgtacgtttCGACGACGTTTtaccataactcaagaaccagaagaaatatcttcttaaaataaatgttgttatacaaacaataatgcagaaagatgcaaaaagggctgtcaagaaaattgcgtgggtggttttttttaccatagcagtttaaaaaaaatggaaatgttggttaacctcttaatatctcacgaaccaatgacgctagagtcttaaaatacatttaattttatatattgtaacgtgataccaaacaggtataattttgcataaaaatccaattaacggttttttttttataaaaaaatattaaaatatattaaaaaattaataaaaagatggtaaaaactattttttgactcaaatagcttttcaaatcgTTGAGATgttggttttaaactactttaatctttgaaaaatattgttgtcaacattaagtaaaatttagaaacattgaatttatagcttttttacaaacacattataaacctaaacaaaatttaacaaaatttggtaaaaattgattttcgacttaaacatcttttcaaaactttgagatattgactttaagctactttttacttaaaaaatattattatcaacatttagtaaaatttgaaaaaaaaatcgaactgacagttttttacaaaaaattaaaaacctaaacaaaaattgatttatatcttttcaaaaatttaagattatggctttcaacttattttaacttataaaaaatattgttttcaacattggaaacaattttgagaaaaaacgaattgacagttttttttacaaaaaacaaaacaaatagttttgaaactaaactatttcattatatgaaatattgttggtaattttgaaatttttaagaataattcaactgacaacttttttaacccaacatgaaaacctacaaacttttttagcaagacaaaccgacagacaggatgggaagttatcagggtgggtcgcatctcagcctcttttttaaagtaTAGATCAACCCTCTTGCTCTGGTTAAGTTTGATCTGGAAATTGGTTTTAGAATTCAAATAGCTGACTTATAGAGAACCTCGGATATTGAACTAAGTTTTGCAATGTAATAGCTGACATACGAGACAAATTGTAAAAAGTTGtcggaattattttatataatcttTAATAGAATACACGCTCTGAAGTAATTATGCATTGGAACTTTCTCAAAGTAATGTAAAACAGTTATCGAAATAAAAATGATGGTGTATTTCGGTTTTGATTggaacaagaaaattaatttattttaatttttcattttaatgtaACCTTTCCTTAAGagttgaaattattgaaaaatttaacaaatgttagCAATTTTTAGCCAAAATATTAATACCATTGCTAACAAGTGAaatatttattctgtttttaaaatttgaacaaatgAACTCGTCTAAACCATTGAAATTCGTGAACCTAAAGAGCATAAACCTCTTAAATGGAATTATTTATTAGAAATGTCAGAAATTAAGAAgttatatgaatttaaaaaaattagtaattgAAAGATATAGTAACCGTTTTATGGTTTGAACTTAAGTAAAATGTAAAGAGATACCGAATACTTTAATTAATCTTATTAAcaatgttataatttttaaacacaaaccCAAATAAATGTAGTTCTAGtatttctataaatagtattTGTTTAAGAAAGGAAAAGACTATGTCAAAAAACAAGATAGGTTCCTAAAGctgttttatattaatttaactaaaacaACATTCTTTATTATTGAGAATCAATATATGGAAACACGTGTAGTATGTGGATAAAAAATATACTCGTAGGTTACACATATTTcagaaaacattttatgaagTTTCTGGAAGTGGAAATCCTCTCAGCAAAATGacaataattattgtaaatagATACACTcactaaataattttatttcaattcatatGGATATTTTATCTATTATTTTCTCTGAGAATTTTAATGTCTATTTAATTAATACACAAGCAGATTGCACAACTCAGCATATTTGTGCAACCTACTGTGGCCACTGTCATTggcaataatttttctttcaactcGTACTTTTCCCGCTAAAACTTCGTTGTCGCCGCGGCCGGCGGACGAACAGCCGTCTCGAACTTCGTCTCACCGACCGACGTGTCGGTCGGTAGGTCAACATGTCGTTCAACAATCTGAATCGGCATGTGGCTATGTGTCTTAATTGCAGTCTCCCGTTTGAAAGCTTTCTTGCCACAATGCGGATTGATTGTTGTTAAGGGGTACTAACTTTTTGAGCAATTGACTCGAAATCAAATCAAGGCGGGGGTCGTCGGGTTTTAAGATATTGCCAGGGATCAGAATTCAAtcgaataaattataaaaatgaccAGATGTGAGAAAAATCAAGTTCGTTTTGCGGTAAGAATAAACGCGATACACATAGTAGCACCTAGCGTCAAGAACAATCTCCACGCGATAGCTGCTAAGCTTgggtaatacaaaaattaaaggtaCATTGTAAACTTGGTTGTAGAAATGTAGACCTCTCATTTTTCATTAGAATAGTTCTTCAAGTCTAATTTATGTATAAATGTAAAGTATATCTGTATACCTATGTAGAATTATGCAGGGGGGAGATGAGGTGACGGACGGAAAACGGCTCAAGCAAAGATAAGAGCACTAATTAAAAGGTAATAGCTGCCCCGCGTTAAAATGCCTTCCCACAGCCAACGCTGCCGCCGCACGCCACCATCTTCACCACCACTGCCGGTACAGGGGCAAGTTCTGACTGCTGACTTGTGAGTGCCTTGCCTGTACATAAATTTTATACATCAAATCAAGTTGATCTGTTTCGTCTGAGACAGGTGTTTGAGATTTGATCGATAACATTTATAAGACACTTTATGTCAtca
This window contains:
- the LOC129944428 gene encoding tyrosine 3-monooxygenase, whose protein sequence is MMAVAAAQKNRELFAIKKSYSIENGYPSRRRSLVDDARFETLVVKQTKQSVLEEARTKANDQTLEECILQAKGEHVPQEQKIEFENDQEVENAEIPDEVDDAPVFEDNESYGQEPTREDTEQGGDNTNSNDAGLTEDEIVLANAATESPEAENALQSAALVVRLKDGMSSLGRILKAIENYHGSISHLESRQSREEGVQHDVLIKLDMTRANLLQLIRSLRQSASFASINLLAENSISVKAPWFPKHASELDNCNHLMTKYEPELDMNHPGFADKVYRQRRKEIAEIAFAYKFSDPIPFIPYTDVENKTWRSVFRTVLDLMPKHACAEYRSVFKKLQDEKIFVEDRIPQLEDMSAFLKKNTGFTLRPAAGLLTARDFLASLAFRVFQSTQYVRHVNSPYHTPEPDCIHELLGHMPLLADPSFAQFSQEIGLASLGASDEEIEKLSTVYWFTVEFGLCKEQGQIKAYGAGLLSSYGELLHAISEKPEHRAFEPASTAVQPYQDQEYQPIYYVAESFEDAKEKFRRWVSTMSRPFEVRFNPHTERVEVLDSVDKLDTLVTQLNTELMHLTNAIDKLRSPF